In Longimicrobium sp., one DNA window encodes the following:
- a CDS encoding transporter: MASPSAVRLHLPRFLLLLLATGATAAAQTPGPPAPIQDNSFLVEEAYNQERGVVQHINTFARAEGGGWEYAFTQEWPFRSQRHQLSYTIPTSGADGDVGLGDVALNYRYQAGPLDASTAFAPRLTLLLPTGSSREGRGTGGVGLQVNLPFSAELPASLVAHSNAGATLTPRAHDEAGNLAAALDYTLAQSIIWLARPKLNFMLEASWTRAQEVVGPGDTQTASELLVSPGVRGAVDLPSGLQIVPGLAFPIGVGPSSGERSVFLYLSFEHAFARRGP; the protein is encoded by the coding sequence GTGGCGTCACCCAGCGCGGTTCGGCTCCATCTGCCTCGTTTCCTGCTGCTCCTACTGGCCACCGGCGCGACCGCCGCGGCCCAGACTCCCGGGCCGCCCGCGCCCATCCAGGACAACAGCTTCCTGGTAGAGGAAGCGTACAACCAGGAACGCGGGGTGGTGCAGCACATCAACACCTTTGCGCGCGCGGAGGGTGGGGGCTGGGAGTACGCGTTCACGCAGGAATGGCCGTTTCGCAGCCAGCGCCACCAGCTCAGCTACACGATTCCGACGTCAGGCGCGGACGGCGACGTCGGGCTCGGGGACGTCGCGCTGAACTACCGCTATCAAGCCGGGCCGCTGGACGCATCGACGGCGTTCGCGCCGCGGCTGACGCTGCTGCTGCCGACGGGCTCGAGCCGAGAGGGGCGCGGGACGGGGGGCGTGGGGCTGCAGGTGAACCTGCCGTTCAGCGCCGAGCTCCCCGCGTCGCTCGTTGCGCACTCCAACGCGGGCGCCACGCTCACGCCGCGCGCCCACGACGAGGCCGGCAACCTCGCCGCTGCGCTGGACTACACGCTGGCGCAGAGCATCATCTGGCTGGCGAGGCCGAAGCTCAACTTCATGCTGGAAGCATCGTGGACGCGTGCACAGGAGGTCGTGGGCCCGGGCGACACGCAGACGGCGAGCGAGCTCCTGGTGTCGCCGGGGGTGCGCGGCGCCGTCGATCTGCCGTCCGGCCTCCAGATCGTGCCGGGCCTGGCCTTCCCCATCGGCGTCGGCCCCAGCAGCGGCGAACGGAGCGTATTCCTCTATCTCAGCTTCGAGCACGCGTTCGCCAGGCGGGGGCCGTAA
- a CDS encoding DUF2071 domain-containing protein, with protein MMKPVVAGWIDRRVLVNYRIAPDALAGILPAPFRPKLVRGHAVAGICLIRLREVRPRGLPALVGVGSENAAHRIAVEWDGEDGVCEGVYVPRRDTSSGLNVLAGGRLFPGVHRRARFEVREWDGGLSVAVRSRDGATRIAVRGQVSHALPPGSIFTSRWEASDFFQHGALGYSPRRDLGGFEGMELRTQNWSVEPLDVDLVESSFFDDRTRFPEGSIAFDCALLMRDLAHEWHARPQLAARAPAPGLVPAFNRDAG; from the coding sequence ATGATGAAACCCGTGGTGGCGGGATGGATCGACCGGCGCGTCCTGGTGAACTACCGGATCGCGCCGGACGCGCTGGCTGGAATCCTCCCCGCGCCGTTTCGCCCCAAGCTGGTGCGCGGCCACGCCGTCGCGGGGATCTGCCTGATCCGGCTGCGCGAGGTGCGTCCGCGTGGCCTTCCCGCGCTCGTGGGCGTCGGCTCCGAGAACGCCGCCCACCGCATCGCCGTCGAGTGGGACGGTGAGGACGGCGTGTGCGAAGGCGTGTACGTGCCGCGGCGCGACACGTCGAGCGGCCTGAACGTGCTGGCGGGCGGGCGCCTCTTCCCCGGCGTGCACCGGCGCGCCCGCTTCGAAGTCCGTGAGTGGGACGGCGGCCTGAGCGTCGCCGTCCGCAGCCGCGACGGCGCCACGCGGATCGCCGTGCGCGGGCAGGTGAGCCACGCCTTGCCGCCCGGCTCCATCTTCACGTCGCGCTGGGAGGCCTCCGACTTCTTTCAGCACGGCGCCCTGGGCTACTCGCCGCGGCGCGACCTGGGCGGCTTCGAGGGGATGGAGCTGCGCACGCAGAACTGGAGCGTGGAGCCGCTGGACGTGGACCTGGTGGAGAGCAGCTTCTTCGACGACCGCACCCGCTTCCCCGAGGGCTCCATCGCCTTCGACTGCGCCCTGTTGATGCGCGACCTGGCGCACGAGTGGCACGCGCGGCCCCAGCTCGCAGCGCGCGCACCGGCGCCAGGGCTGGTGCCGGCGTTCAACCGGGACGCGGGGTAG